A single Streptomyces sp. 2114.4 DNA region contains:
- a CDS encoding IPT/TIG domain-containing protein, with product MTDLTRPDALLSAVALLRQRFTALSADTTIPVGLSPLGVALSPDGGRGYVANRGSNTISVIDTATNTVTATVATAGGPTLTVVSPDGTRVYVTLNDAGALGVVDTATNTLTATVAVGAGALGVALSPDGARAYVTGQTSNTLSVVDTATNTVTATVTTGPVPIGVAVTPDGARAYVCCVGDSAVRVVDTATNTVTGSFTAGDVPVIVAFSPNGTRAYVCNAGGNSVSVIDTATNTTVATVGVGTLPRFVAVSPDGTAAYTADFTDNTVTVIDTATNTATGSLPVGNGPVGIAVTPAGNRLYVTDNTDNAVSVIALTLVPNKGTTAGGTIVTLRGHNLAGATAVRFGDTPATILADTATSVTVRTPAGSGAVPVTVTTPGGTAVFGTFYYLPAPLLTGITTNGGEPAMGPVTGGGTAVITGANLAGATSVRFGSRTATIVSATDTAVTVTIPAAPSSGPVPVTVITPGGSAGGLTFIYLDTPTVTGASPASGSTGGGTDVTLTGDRLATTQEVTFDNAPAPFAVISDHVITATAPPHPAGDITVTVTTLGGSTTSTYTYLDAPGV from the coding sequence GTGACCGACTTGACCCGACCCGATGCGCTGCTGTCCGCCGTCGCGCTGCTCCGGCAGCGCTTTACTGCGCTGTCGGCTGACACCACGATCCCCGTCGGCCTCTCCCCGCTGGGGGTGGCACTGTCCCCGGACGGGGGACGCGGCTATGTCGCGAACCGGGGGTCGAACACCATCAGCGTGATCGACACCGCCACCAACACCGTCACCGCGACCGTTGCCACTGCGGGCGGCCCGACCCTCACGGTGGTCTCCCCGGACGGCACCCGCGTCTACGTGACCCTGAACGACGCCGGCGCCCTCGGGGTGGTCGACACCGCCACCAACACCCTCACGGCCACCGTCGCGGTCGGGGCCGGAGCCCTCGGGGTGGCGCTCTCCCCGGACGGCGCCCGCGCCTACGTCACCGGCCAGACCTCCAACACCCTCAGCGTGGTCGACACGGCGACCAACACCGTCACCGCCACCGTGACCACCGGCCCCGTGCCGATCGGCGTCGCCGTCACCCCCGACGGGGCCCGTGCCTACGTCTGCTGCGTCGGCGACAGCGCGGTCAGGGTGGTCGACACCGCGACCAACACCGTCACGGGCAGCTTCACCGCCGGCGACGTGCCGGTGATCGTCGCCTTCAGCCCGAACGGCACCCGCGCCTACGTCTGCAACGCGGGCGGCAACAGCGTCAGCGTGATCGACACCGCCACCAACACCACCGTCGCCACCGTCGGGGTGGGCACCCTGCCGCGTTTCGTGGCCGTGAGTCCGGACGGGACCGCCGCCTACACCGCCGACTTCACCGACAACACCGTCACCGTGATCGACACCGCGACCAACACCGCCACCGGCAGCCTCCCCGTGGGCAACGGCCCCGTCGGCATCGCGGTCACCCCCGCCGGGAACCGGCTGTACGTGACGGACAACACCGACAACGCCGTCAGCGTGATCGCCCTGACGCTCGTGCCCAACAAGGGCACCACCGCCGGCGGCACCATCGTGACCCTCCGAGGCCACAACCTGGCCGGAGCCACCGCCGTGCGCTTCGGCGACACCCCCGCCACGATCCTGGCCGACACCGCGACCTCGGTCACCGTCCGCACCCCCGCCGGATCGGGCGCGGTCCCTGTCACCGTCACCACCCCGGGCGGTACCGCCGTCTTCGGCACTTTCTACTACCTCCCCGCCCCGCTGCTGACCGGGATCACCACCAACGGCGGCGAACCCGCCATGGGCCCCGTCACGGGCGGCGGTACCGCGGTCATCACCGGGGCCAACCTGGCCGGAGCCACCTCGGTGCGCTTCGGCTCCCGAACGGCCACCATCGTGTCCGCCACCGACACCGCCGTCACCGTCACCATCCCCGCCGCCCCGTCCTCCGGCCCGGTTCCCGTCACCGTCATCACCCCCGGCGGCAGCGCCGGCGGCCTGACCTTCATCTACCTCGACACCCCCACCGTGACCGGCGCCAGCCCCGCCTCCGGATCCACCGGCGGCGGCACCGACGTCACCCTCACCGGCGACCGCCTGGCCACCACCCAGGAGGTCACCTTCGACAACGCGCCCGCACCGTTCGCCGTCATCTCCGACCACGTGATCACCGCCACCGCCCCACCCCACCCCGCCGGCGACATCACCGTCACCGTCACCACCCTCGGCGGCAGCACCACAAGCACCTACACCTACCTCGACGCCCCCGGCGTCTGA
- a CDS encoding alpha/beta fold hydrolase, whose product MSKTPFGDIIVLLPGITGSVLKKDGKDIWAPTPSAAFNALRTLGESVTSLALQGDDWHAPDLGDGIVADRLVPDIHTLPGLWKIDGYTAIRNFLLDQFDLTEGRNFFPFPYDWRRDNRASARRLAEESRTWLNAWRQGPGGDDAQLVLVGHSMGGLVARYFVEVLGGWENTRAVVTFGTPFYGSLNAVDFLVNGFRKNFGPFVPDLTTMLRSLTSLHQLVPVYRCIYGADGQAVTPARAGLPEWKTAWDDHVTQFQKEMEDAATENRASAAWQKNPVTYHPIVGTDQPTRQSCRLTGQKLELLMDRGGDDETGDGTVPSISAYLSGAKDARTFTPQLHAQLQSQRSMQDHLKGLLETLHARSAMDLRDAVTTWFSYRGDDLYLPDEPVTVDLSMNSRASESQLAQVEAKVTVHNRENNTTVLDRPVTVTRQQQPLRLGLLPTGTYDIQIASKAAAAPVSDIFLVAGADW is encoded by the coding sequence ATGAGCAAAACCCCGTTCGGCGATATCATCGTCCTTCTGCCTGGTATCACCGGAAGTGTTTTGAAAAAGGATGGCAAGGATATCTGGGCCCCGACACCCAGCGCGGCTTTCAACGCCCTGCGCACCCTCGGCGAGTCGGTGACCTCACTGGCTCTCCAGGGCGACGACTGGCATGCCCCCGACCTCGGGGACGGGATCGTCGCCGACCGCCTGGTGCCAGATATCCACACCCTTCCCGGGCTGTGGAAGATCGACGGCTACACCGCGATCAGGAATTTTCTGCTGGACCAGTTCGATCTGACGGAGGGGCGCAACTTCTTCCCGTTCCCGTACGACTGGCGCCGTGACAACCGGGCCTCCGCGCGCCGTCTAGCCGAGGAGAGCCGAACCTGGCTCAACGCATGGCGTCAGGGCCCCGGCGGCGACGATGCACAACTCGTCCTGGTCGGACACTCGATGGGAGGGCTGGTCGCTCGTTATTTCGTCGAGGTGCTCGGCGGCTGGGAGAACACCAGGGCCGTGGTGACCTTCGGCACCCCGTTCTACGGGTCTTTGAATGCGGTCGATTTCCTGGTGAACGGGTTCCGCAAGAACTTCGGCCCGTTCGTACCAGACCTCACCACCATGCTGCGCTCCCTCACGTCCCTGCACCAACTGGTCCCCGTCTACCGCTGCATATACGGCGCCGACGGCCAAGCCGTTACCCCGGCGCGTGCCGGACTGCCGGAGTGGAAGACAGCCTGGGACGACCACGTAACGCAGTTCCAGAAGGAAATGGAAGACGCTGCCACCGAGAACCGCGCCTCCGCCGCATGGCAGAAAAACCCGGTCACGTACCACCCCATTGTCGGGACCGACCAGCCCACGCGGCAGTCCTGCCGCCTCACCGGACAGAAGCTGGAACTCCTGATGGACCGGGGCGGGGATGACGAGACAGGCGACGGCACTGTGCCCAGCATCTCCGCCTATCTCTCCGGCGCCAAGGACGCCCGTACGTTCACACCCCAGTTGCACGCACAATTGCAGAGTCAGCGCTCCATGCAGGACCACCTGAAAGGGCTGCTCGAAACCCTGCACGCCCGCTCGGCGATGGATCTGCGCGACGCCGTGACGACCTGGTTCAGCTACCGCGGTGATGACCTCTACCTCCCGGACGAGCCTGTCACCGTGGACCTCTCCATGAACAGCAGAGCCAGTGAGAGCCAGCTGGCCCAGGTCGAGGCGAAGGTCACCGTGCACAACCGGGAAAACAACACCACTGTGCTCGACCGCCCGGTCACGGTGACACGACAACAGCAGCCTCTTCGCCTCGGTCTGCTCCCTACCGGCACCTACGACATCCAGATCGCCAGCAAGGCGGCCGCTGCCCCCGTGTCAGATATCTTTCTCGTTGCTGGAGCAGACTGGTGA
- a CDS encoding CHAT domain-containing protein gives MSAPKNGIEDLVEHTLAPGNISAPPQRQAEPDAAPASRLRVTVVWGDLPQVRADLHVTGHYQGIAPTAAERALDRTISAGERQVIAEHNRRGWIDAKLGKVSYFPCQAGDSVHSAAVVGMGRMGTFTERRATRLYESLLSELLALGHVGKAATVLIGSGAENLPVKHAARALIRGFVAALKAAALPTLTEVLIVEIDRLRAEKLRRALRVSGDALRYLDVADEVTEAAGGRVKRTSAAAYAVAELVRLAGAVAALEKGEGGPDAASDGLALRAVLAGIPNDRLRDEVSRTLFDLGHVDPTDITISTHISSGPQDSLPVNFSVLKGEQSLRWTALAERATLPERNVPVDGDLLRQLADRLTEPTVTDARELPHLLSRLVVPTEFQWLVSDEAPVVLEVDQSTAIVPWEFLADIQPDVGSGQIPLAVRTPISRILRTEYSAAEIVDVAEELRGGPPQALVIGDPGDPAKGMSLAKAQAEARTVKNVLRRNNVSVQALIGAPNYELREPDERPASRIDVLRALLSGRYHIVHYCGHGTFNEAGPSGWVFSDGLLTARELAQLARPPRIVVANACYSAKVKPSAAGALNVADEFLRAGVLHYIGAAWQVPDEEAQIFADVLYQELFGGTQTVGDAVQIARRKTYEAAPPDHHRWNAWAAYQHYGDPTDRIRGPVLP, from the coding sequence ATGAGTGCTCCCAAGAACGGCATCGAAGATCTTGTCGAGCACACCTTGGCGCCTGGCAATATCTCGGCACCACCCCAACGCCAGGCGGAGCCGGACGCAGCCCCGGCATCCCGCCTCAGGGTGACTGTGGTGTGGGGTGACCTCCCCCAGGTAAGGGCCGACTTGCATGTCACCGGGCACTACCAGGGCATCGCACCCACGGCCGCGGAGCGTGCGCTGGACCGGACGATCTCGGCCGGTGAGCGGCAGGTAATCGCGGAACACAATCGGCGTGGCTGGATCGACGCCAAGTTGGGAAAAGTGTCGTACTTCCCTTGCCAGGCCGGCGATTCGGTCCATTCCGCCGCTGTCGTGGGCATGGGCCGGATGGGCACCTTCACCGAGCGGCGCGCTACGCGCCTGTACGAGTCCCTCCTCAGCGAGCTGCTGGCGCTCGGTCATGTAGGCAAGGCGGCGACTGTACTCATCGGTTCGGGCGCCGAGAACCTGCCGGTGAAACATGCCGCGCGCGCCCTCATCCGTGGCTTCGTGGCTGCGCTGAAAGCTGCCGCGCTCCCGACACTGACCGAGGTGCTGATCGTCGAGATCGATCGGCTGCGCGCCGAGAAGCTGCGTCGCGCCCTGCGCGTGAGCGGCGACGCCCTGCGGTACCTCGACGTCGCGGACGAGGTGACCGAAGCTGCCGGTGGAAGGGTCAAGCGCACTTCAGCGGCTGCCTACGCGGTGGCCGAACTCGTCCGCCTTGCCGGGGCAGTCGCAGCGTTGGAGAAGGGTGAGGGCGGGCCGGATGCCGCAAGCGACGGCCTGGCTCTGCGCGCAGTGCTAGCGGGAATCCCGAACGATCGTCTCCGTGACGAGGTCAGCCGGACGCTTTTCGACCTCGGGCACGTCGACCCCACCGACATCACAATATCCACTCATATTTCCTCGGGGCCACAGGACTCGCTTCCGGTCAATTTCTCGGTTCTGAAAGGGGAACAAAGTTTGCGCTGGACGGCTCTGGCCGAGCGCGCCACGCTGCCGGAGCGCAACGTACCCGTCGACGGGGATCTGCTCCGTCAACTGGCGGACCGTCTCACCGAACCAACCGTCACGGACGCACGCGAACTCCCCCATCTTCTTTCCCGACTGGTGGTACCGACCGAGTTTCAGTGGCTGGTTTCGGACGAGGCGCCGGTGGTCCTGGAAGTTGACCAGAGTACGGCGATAGTGCCTTGGGAGTTCCTGGCCGACATCCAGCCGGATGTGGGCAGCGGTCAAATCCCACTGGCTGTCCGCACTCCCATTTCTCGAATTCTCCGCACCGAGTACTCGGCGGCCGAGATCGTCGACGTCGCCGAGGAACTGAGGGGCGGACCGCCGCAGGCACTCGTCATCGGTGACCCCGGCGATCCAGCGAAGGGCATGAGCCTCGCAAAGGCCCAGGCAGAGGCGCGTACCGTCAAGAATGTACTGCGCCGCAATAACGTCAGTGTCCAGGCGTTGATAGGCGCGCCGAATTATGAACTGCGGGAGCCGGATGAAAGGCCGGCGAGCCGTATCGATGTCCTGCGTGCCTTGCTCAGCGGGCGGTATCACATCGTCCATTACTGCGGGCACGGCACATTCAACGAAGCCGGGCCGTCCGGCTGGGTCTTCTCTGATGGTCTGCTGACGGCACGGGAGTTGGCGCAACTCGCCCGGCCACCTCGGATAGTCGTCGCCAACGCCTGCTATTCAGCAAAGGTGAAACCTTCAGCTGCCGGAGCTTTGAATGTCGCCGACGAATTCCTGCGGGCGGGCGTGCTGCACTACATCGGCGCGGCATGGCAGGTGCCTGACGAAGAGGCCCAGATATTCGCTGACGTCCTGTACCAGGAGCTGTTCGGCGGAACACAGACGGTGGGCGATGCCGTCCAGATTGCCCGCCGAAAGACATACGAAGCCGCGCCTCCGGACCATCATCGCTGGAACGCATGGGCCGCCTATCAGCACTACGGCGACCCGACCGACCGGATCCGTGGCCCCGTACTGCCCTGA
- a CDS encoding phage tail tip lysozyme, whose amino-acid sequence MDDKFSHIEAGHLPADADSPGPGLGHAPAAVAVVPSAGDWTKVGTDDRMRYCMKQLVDRYGFPPAGAAGIVGNLWAESGILPNRIEGSSPSTPMRAKNFAGVTTNFTAAQIMDRKSPHQGPKLPGVGLAQWTSPSRRSGLFSHVYNGAALGADVLFNMDAQLDYLDHELRTSYSGVHHVLSSQVVSVEAASDEVVYNFEIPGAILSGHSKLPRADARVQTVFKQRRSPSNRALTAYQSGDGPAGPATFEPFPGASFFHTGRKSPIIAAMHQRLVAEGCNRYQSSANADVWGPGDVKSYAAWQEKLGFEGDDANGTPGKTSWDKLQVPNV is encoded by the coding sequence ATGGACGACAAATTTTCGCACATCGAAGCAGGGCATCTTCCAGCCGATGCCGACTCTCCCGGCCCCGGACTGGGACACGCGCCCGCCGCGGTCGCGGTGGTTCCGTCGGCTGGCGACTGGACAAAGGTTGGAACCGACGACCGCATGCGTTACTGCATGAAGCAACTCGTCGACCGGTACGGTTTTCCGCCCGCAGGCGCCGCCGGGATCGTCGGGAACTTGTGGGCAGAGTCGGGCATTCTGCCGAATCGCATCGAGGGCAGCTCGCCGTCCACCCCGATGCGAGCGAAGAACTTCGCCGGAGTAACCACGAATTTCACAGCCGCCCAAATCATGGATCGGAAATCACCTCATCAGGGGCCCAAGCTACCCGGCGTCGGCCTCGCCCAGTGGACTTCGCCCTCTCGGCGGTCGGGGCTTTTCAGCCACGTTTACAACGGAGCTGCGCTCGGGGCGGACGTCCTGTTCAACATGGATGCCCAACTGGACTATCTCGACCACGAATTGCGTACGAGCTACTCCGGAGTCCACCATGTCCTTTCCAGCCAGGTGGTGTCGGTTGAGGCTGCAAGCGACGAAGTCGTTTACAACTTCGAAATTCCAGGGGCCATTCTCAGCGGCCACAGCAAACTGCCACGCGCCGACGCCCGCGTGCAGACGGTCTTCAAGCAACGCCGCTCACCATCGAACAGGGCATTGACCGCCTACCAGTCAGGTGACGGCCCCGCCGGCCCCGCCACCTTCGAGCCGTTCCCTGGTGCGTCGTTCTTCCACACGGGACGGAAATCGCCGATCATCGCCGCCATGCACCAGCGGCTCGTCGCCGAAGGCTGCAACCGGTACCAGTCGAGCGCCAACGCCGACGTATGGGGCCCGGGCGATGTGAAGTCCTACGCCGCCTGGCAGGAGAAGCTCGGCTTCGAAGGTGACGATGCCAACGGCACCCCCGGCAAGACCAGTTGGGACAAACTGCAGGTTCCCAACGTCTAG